In Alistipes ihumii AP11, a genomic segment contains:
- a CDS encoding RagB/SusD family nutrient uptake outer membrane protein: MKTKIALLLLSASSLMWSCQDFLEEPSDVSGQTEAVVFSTIENAEKVLAAPYSSLPWGWPCLNGNGPWSQGILIYFAPISCASDEADTALEGGYNFVHPQYHEGLLTAGTINPYREDKWDYDWFAIRNAWYFYDKVDMVNDGTPQSYINQRKAEALGLVAQRYYEMFKRYGGLPWIDHYVTMGESVDMSRMSISRTVDSICSLLDRAIAMPELPERNAVNEFGRVNKVALRMLKARVLLWSASPLFNPENNQSYYPSFSKQELIKHETYDKNRWQEAADACLEAINAAHGAGYALYTKYGDPVKDYKAAVTEFPDIDASGKAKGNPEIIWGTRPADSYASEAYQSGSRVTIWSTLKKLRGTVGTYLIPLQNMVDKYELRDGSDQPSDYWQNVSDPYNNLDRRFNATIYHHGYSLGKNIGPFILDMRMEPAGDQYPEGKQAFTGYYLAKFFDDDYIAGLGNYPQAFWPYMRLSDLYLMYAEALNEVDYASNSTEILRYVNMVRERAGQPKLENKPGFQANQAYVRECIRKERIVELCYEDQIYFDYKRWKVGDKYIGGNMYGMKITGDMENPTFSKFLYETRVWSSKWYLFPLYQTDVLTTNGVLAQNPGW; this comes from the coding sequence ATGAAAACAAAAATAGCATTATTATTATTGTCGGCATCTTCGTTGATGTGGTCTTGTCAGGACTTCTTGGAGGAACCGAGCGACGTGTCCGGACAGACGGAAGCGGTGGTGTTCTCTACCATCGAGAATGCCGAAAAAGTGCTGGCCGCGCCTTACTCGTCGCTTCCGTGGGGCTGGCCCTGCTTGAACGGTAACGGTCCTTGGAGTCAGGGTATCCTGATCTACTTCGCTCCGATTTCGTGCGCTTCCGACGAGGCCGATACGGCTTTGGAGGGCGGTTATAACTTCGTACATCCTCAGTACCACGAAGGTCTGCTGACTGCCGGTACGATCAATCCCTATCGTGAAGACAAATGGGATTACGACTGGTTTGCCATTCGTAACGCATGGTACTTCTACGACAAGGTGGATATGGTGAACGACGGTACGCCTCAGAGTTATATCAATCAGCGTAAGGCCGAGGCTTTGGGGCTGGTCGCTCAGCGCTATTACGAAATGTTCAAGCGCTACGGCGGTCTGCCTTGGATCGACCATTACGTTACGATGGGCGAATCGGTCGATATGTCCCGTATGTCGATTTCGCGGACGGTCGATTCGATATGCAGCCTGCTCGACCGGGCGATCGCTATGCCCGAGCTCCCCGAGCGTAACGCAGTGAATGAGTTCGGCCGTGTGAACAAGGTGGCTCTGCGTATGCTGAAGGCCCGCGTCCTGCTGTGGTCGGCCAGCCCGCTGTTCAATCCCGAGAACAACCAGTCGTACTATCCGAGCTTTAGCAAGCAGGAGCTGATCAAGCACGAGACCTACGACAAGAATCGTTGGCAGGAAGCGGCTGATGCTTGCCTCGAGGCGATCAATGCGGCTCACGGAGCCGGATATGCGCTCTATACTAAATATGGCGATCCGGTGAAAGACTACAAGGCTGCCGTGACCGAATTCCCCGACATCGACGCCAGCGGAAAGGCGAAAGGCAATCCCGAAATCATCTGGGGTACCCGCCCGGCCGACTCTTACGCCAGCGAGGCTTACCAGTCCGGATCGCGCGTGACCATCTGGTCTACGCTTAAGAAGTTGAGAGGAACGGTCGGCACCTATCTGATTCCGTTGCAGAATATGGTCGACAAATACGAGCTGCGCGACGGTAGCGACCAGCCTTCCGACTATTGGCAGAATGTCAGCGATCCTTACAATAACCTGGACCGCCGGTTCAACGCGACTATCTATCATCATGGCTACAGTTTGGGCAAGAACATAGGTCCTTTCATCCTCGACATGAGAATGGAGCCTGCCGGAGACCAGTATCCTGAAGGTAAGCAGGCTTTCACCGGCTACTATCTCGCCAAGTTCTTCGATGACGATTACATCGCAGGTTTGGGCAACTATCCGCAGGCTTTCTGGCCTTACATGCGTTTGTCCGATCTTTACCTGATGTACGCCGAGGCGCTCAACGAGGTGGATTATGCCAGCAACTCGACGGAAATTCTTCGGTACGTGAACATGGTCCGCGAGCGTGCCGGCCAGCCCAAGCTGGAGAATAAGCCCGGCTTCCAAGCCAATCAGGCTTACGTTCGCGAATGCATCCGCAAAGAGCGTATCGTCGAGCTTTGCTATGAGGATCAGATTTATTTTGACTACAAGCGCTGGAAAGTGGGCGACAAGTACATCGGAGGCAATATGTACGGTATGAAGATTACCGGCGACATGGAAAATCCGACTTTCTCGAAATTCCTTTACGAGACGCGCGTATGGTCGTCGAAGTGGTATCTGTTCCCGCTCTATCAGACGGACGTTCTGACAACGAACGGTGTATTGGCACAGAACCCGGGATGGTAG
- a CDS encoding SusC/RagA family TonB-linked outer membrane protein — protein MMKKLLILCLFCFCTLYGMGQNMVSGTVVDESGNGVIGATVLLKGTTKGVMTGPGGLFSIDVDKFPAELAISFLGYVPQNQTVKGPVKDLRIELETEQQALDETVVIAYGTQKKASVVASLSSATAKDIMKAPVGNVGSALTGRLTGLTTMQNSGQPGAEAPTIRIRGKATLNNADPLVIVDGVERSSGGRIQESANADLMKGYMSGWETINPNDIESVTILKDASATAVYGVKGANGVLIITTKKGLSGKATVTYSGSFGLSVPTRLRHNIGSYAYLYYQNEMGYNDGTGATTSFEDLMKYRYHFNDYLYPSMDYADYVLKKYSPKTEHNVSVRGGNDFVKYYASVGYYSEDGLVKKKAGYGFNPNNEYRRLSLRTNLDFQFTKRLSASINIDGRFERRQGNNSPGDNQFFWKLYQAKPWSTAGFDADNRYIVTGTDPNPTIITMLFAGGNYTRNQVTANTVFSLKYDLDFITKGLPAQGKYSFDSFSDAGYNRQRQYATYRPIELEDGTIYMQKSGNDGPLTSSAVGSQKRRKEYAEVSLNYARSFGDHSVTALAMYNMEKSRYYESSFADVPHAYLGFVGRATYNYKSRYFLDFSIGINGSENFPKGQRFGTFPAVAVGWAISEEPFMESIRKTVSFLKIRGSYGEVGNDRTNSRFLYLPTTFGGLPGGTVYYVGDQSNPQHTTLRPIQEGKAPNYNVTWETAKKYNLGIDAKFFDDRLSFVFDIYKEMRSDILTDMVTYPSFVFPDFQTNAQANGYHTLYLTNKENYAKVRNQGFEVELGWDGTIGKNFSYFVKGSYAYTINKTLQLSESSKDYPYQYATGHMLDEISGLICEGIFDSYEEINDPNNPYNTYNL, from the coding sequence ATGATGAAAAAATTACTAATCTTGTGTTTATTTTGCTTTTGCACCCTTTACGGTATGGGGCAAAATATGGTATCGGGAACGGTGGTCGATGAATCCGGGAATGGGGTTATCGGCGCGACCGTTCTCCTGAAAGGCACAACGAAGGGTGTTATGACGGGCCCGGGGGGACTTTTCTCGATTGACGTCGATAAGTTTCCGGCCGAGCTGGCGATCAGTTTTCTCGGTTATGTTCCTCAAAACCAAACTGTCAAAGGTCCTGTCAAGGATCTGAGGATTGAGCTGGAGACCGAACAGCAGGCGCTCGACGAGACGGTCGTGATCGCTTACGGTACGCAGAAAAAGGCGTCCGTGGTCGCTTCTCTTTCTTCGGCGACGGCCAAGGACATCATGAAGGCGCCCGTCGGCAACGTCGGATCGGCTCTGACCGGACGTTTGACCGGTCTGACCACGATGCAGAACTCGGGTCAGCCGGGTGCGGAGGCTCCGACGATCCGAATCCGAGGAAAGGCTACGCTGAACAATGCGGACCCGTTGGTTATCGTCGACGGTGTCGAACGTTCGTCGGGCGGACGTATTCAGGAAAGCGCGAATGCCGACCTGATGAAAGGATATATGTCGGGCTGGGAAACGATCAACCCGAACGATATCGAGTCCGTGACGATTCTGAAGGACGCTTCCGCGACCGCCGTGTACGGTGTGAAGGGCGCCAACGGCGTACTGATCATCACGACGAAGAAAGGTTTGAGCGGCAAGGCGACCGTTACCTATTCGGGTAGCTTCGGTCTGTCGGTGCCGACTCGTCTGCGTCACAATATCGGCTCTTATGCATATCTCTATTATCAGAACGAAATGGGTTATAACGACGGTACGGGCGCTACGACCAGTTTCGAGGACCTGATGAAATACCGCTACCATTTCAACGACTACCTCTATCCGAGCATGGACTATGCGGACTATGTACTGAAGAAGTATTCGCCCAAGACCGAGCACAACGTGAGCGTCCGGGGCGGTAACGACTTCGTTAAGTATTACGCTTCGGTAGGTTATTACAGCGAGGACGGTCTGGTGAAGAAAAAAGCGGGTTATGGTTTCAACCCGAATAACGAATACCGCCGTTTGTCTCTGAGAACCAACCTCGACTTCCAGTTCACCAAGAGGCTGTCCGCCAGCATCAATATCGACGGACGTTTCGAGCGCCGTCAGGGTAACAACTCGCCGGGCGACAACCAGTTCTTCTGGAAGCTCTATCAGGCCAAGCCTTGGTCGACGGCCGGTTTCGACGCGGACAACCGTTACATCGTTACCGGAACGGACCCCAATCCGACGATCATCACGATGCTGTTCGCCGGAGGTAACTACACCCGCAATCAGGTGACCGCCAATACGGTCTTCTCGCTGAAGTACGACCTCGATTTCATTACCAAGGGACTTCCCGCTCAGGGTAAGTATTCGTTCGACAGTTTCAGCGATGCAGGTTATAACCGCCAGCGTCAGTATGCCACCTATCGTCCGATCGAGCTGGAGGACGGAACGATCTATATGCAGAAGAGCGGCAACGACGGTCCGCTGACTTCGAGTGCTGTTGGTTCCCAGAAGCGCCGCAAGGAGTACGCCGAGGTATCGTTGAATTACGCTCGCTCGTTCGGCGATCATAGCGTAACCGCTTTGGCGATGTACAACATGGAGAAAAGCCGCTACTACGAGTCTTCTTTCGCCGATGTCCCGCATGCCTATCTGGGCTTCGTAGGACGTGCTACCTATAATTATAAGAGCCGCTACTTCCTCGACTTCAGCATCGGTATCAACGGTTCCGAGAACTTCCCGAAAGGGCAGCGCTTCGGTACGTTCCCCGCAGTGGCTGTGGGCTGGGCTATTTCGGAAGAGCCTTTCATGGAAAGCATCCGCAAGACGGTCAGCTTCCTGAAGATCCGCGGTTCCTACGGTGAGGTAGGTAACGACCGGACGAACTCGCGCTTCCTCTATCTGCCTACGACGTTCGGCGGTCTTCCCGGAGGTACCGTGTACTATGTCGGAGACCAGAGTAACCCGCAGCACACTACGCTGAGACCTATTCAGGAGGGTAAGGCTCCGAACTACAATGTGACGTGGGAAACGGCTAAGAAGTACAATCTCGGTATCGACGCCAAGTTCTTCGACGACCGTCTCAGCTTCGTGTTCGATATTTACAAGGAGATGCGTTCGGACATTCTGACCGATATGGTGACCTATCCGTCTTTCGTATTCCCCGATTTCCAGACGAATGCTCAGGCCAACGGCTACCATACTCTTTATCTGACGAACAAGGAAAACTACGCTAAGGTACGGAACCAGGGATTCGAGGTCGAACTCGGATGGGACGGTACGATCGGCAAGAATTTCTCCTATTTCGTAAAGGGGTCCTATGCTTACACGATCAATAAGACTTTGCAACTTTCCGAAAGCTCGAAGGATTATCCCTATCAGTATGCGACGGGCCATATGCTGGATGAAATATCCGGTCTGATCTGCGAGGGTATTTTCGACAGCTACGAAGAGATCAACGATCCGAACAATCCGTACAACACCTATAATCTATAA
- a CDS encoding helix-turn-helix domain-containing protein has translation METDMWILATSSSLADADLPWINPIAIAVAVLLIITAAYFVVKAHIDKKLAKEREAMIRSQQEQELKTAQNKIRFLTNVSQQLFTPLTLIYAPVNELLRRTRDSRDPVPTHDAYCLSEIERNSLRLIRLIEQQLDYEKLDQGQLTLQIGPSDIIPRIRNVINGFNRISGEKNIDIHLDCPYDSLVLPVDSDKLEKIAANLIGHTLKNIRPNATVWIELRVTVEPDSIFGLKGIHDKYLQINIIDNGSLLSEENLSHLFERYRRAGKEEIQNEFGIDLHYVKKLTELHGGRVIARRRQTEGTVYSVILPADRYDKSSHPNSAPDSSLPALNPPQPPAEDDREGKTPDRTILVAVDDPELGLFLRTILMQSCRIVTATDGQQAYEKTEEIRPNLIVCDLSPASRMFDLCRKMKGNDHTARIPVILLLSQTETDGQIAGYDSGADICLPKPFKAELLASIVENRLEKEPQKEKISQTVAEEKPESPDRNDLHPLDQKFMEKLYKFIEENLSDQDLSVNTLGKNLGFSRTSFYRKIKQLTGQTPNDFLRIYRLNRSAELIREGQFPLNEIAEMTGFGTHSHFSTCFKKHFGISPRNFK, from the coding sequence ATGGAAACCGACATGTGGATACTGGCCACCTCTTCTTCCTTAGCGGACGCCGACCTGCCATGGATCAACCCGATAGCAATCGCGGTTGCCGTCTTACTTATCATCACGGCCGCTTATTTCGTCGTCAAGGCCCATATAGATAAAAAACTGGCGAAAGAAAGGGAGGCCATGATCCGATCGCAGCAGGAACAGGAACTGAAAACGGCCCAAAACAAAATCCGATTCCTGACCAACGTGTCTCAGCAACTGTTCACTCCGCTGACGCTCATATACGCCCCCGTCAACGAACTGCTGCGACGGACCAGAGACAGCAGGGATCCCGTCCCGACTCACGATGCCTACTGCCTCTCCGAAATCGAGCGCAACAGCCTCCGCCTCATCCGATTGATCGAGCAGCAGCTCGACTATGAGAAACTGGACCAGGGACAACTGACACTTCAGATCGGTCCGTCCGACATCATACCGCGTATCCGGAACGTGATAAACGGGTTCAATCGTATATCGGGAGAGAAAAACATCGATATACATTTGGACTGCCCGTACGACTCGCTGGTCCTGCCGGTCGATTCCGACAAACTGGAGAAGATAGCAGCCAACCTGATCGGACATACGCTGAAAAACATCCGCCCCAACGCAACGGTCTGGATCGAACTCCGGGTAACCGTCGAACCCGACTCTATTTTCGGGCTCAAAGGAATCCACGACAAATACCTTCAAATCAATATAATAGACAACGGAAGCCTGTTGTCCGAAGAAAATTTGAGCCATTTGTTCGAGCGTTATCGCCGGGCCGGCAAAGAGGAGATACAAAACGAGTTCGGAATCGACTTACATTATGTTAAAAAATTGACCGAGCTGCACGGCGGCAGAGTCATCGCGCGACGGCGCCAGACGGAAGGCACGGTATACAGCGTCATTCTCCCGGCAGACCGATACGACAAGTCTTCACACCCGAATTCGGCTCCGGATTCGTCCCTGCCCGCATTGAATCCTCCGCAACCGCCGGCCGAGGACGACAGAGAGGGGAAGACCCCGGATCGAACGATTCTGGTCGCCGTCGACGATCCGGAGCTCGGTCTGTTCCTCCGAACGATCCTGATGCAGAGTTGCCGGATCGTTACGGCGACCGACGGCCAACAGGCATACGAAAAGACCGAAGAGATCCGCCCGAATCTGATCGTATGCGACCTGAGTCCGGCTTCGAGGATGTTCGACTTGTGCAGAAAGATGAAAGGCAACGACCATACGGCCCGCATCCCCGTCATTCTGCTGCTATCTCAGACCGAAACGGATGGTCAGATCGCGGGCTATGACAGCGGAGCGGATATCTGCCTGCCGAAGCCTTTCAAGGCCGAGCTACTGGCAAGCATCGTCGAGAACAGACTGGAAAAAGAGCCGCAAAAAGAAAAAATATCGCAGACCGTAGCGGAAGAGAAACCGGAATCGCCGGATCGAAACGATCTGCACCCGCTGGATCAGAAATTCATGGAAAAACTGTACAAGTTCATCGAGGAGAATCTTTCCGATCAGGATCTGAGCGTTAACACCTTAGGAAAAAACCTCGGTTTCAGCCGCACCAGCTTCTATCGGAAGATCAAGCAACTGACGGGACAGACCCCGAACGATTTCCTGCGCATATACCGACTGAACCGCTCGGCCGAGCTGATCCGCGAAGGACAGTTTCCGCTGAACGAAATCGCCGAGATGACAGGGTTCGGAACGCACTCCCATTTCTCGACCTGCTTCAAAAAACACTTCGGAATCAGTCCGAGAAATTTCAAATAG
- a CDS encoding metal ABC transporter solute-binding protein, Zn/Mn family — translation MKRCLPAILSGMLLAACSVAEPPREQLSVSIEPLNFLTRQIAGDDFEINVLVPPAASPETYEPTPAQMKRVANSAAYVEIGLLDFEHNLERSIRENMSGVRIVRTADSVPVLTGGHGHGHDGHGTDPHIWTSPRNLRVMAATLLSQLESMYPDSTRYRENYERFANRMDSLDHALQAIFADGPRTFVIYHPALSYMARDYGLTQLAIEDEGKEPSGNHVRTLVDEARNARISRILYQRQFSRSTVEALASELEAETVAIDPLGYDIPSNLLFIAHSIAHDQTDRTQ, via the coding sequence ATGAAGAGATGCCTGCCGGCCATTCTGTCAGGCATGCTGCTGGCCGCCTGCTCCGTCGCCGAACCGCCGCGCGAACAGTTGTCGGTCAGCATCGAGCCGCTGAATTTCCTGACCCGCCAGATTGCAGGCGACGATTTCGAGATCAACGTACTGGTCCCTCCGGCCGCCAGTCCGGAAACCTACGAGCCTACGCCGGCTCAGATGAAGCGAGTGGCCAACTCGGCGGCATACGTCGAGATCGGACTGCTCGACTTCGAGCATAATCTGGAGCGGTCGATCCGTGAAAACATGTCCGGCGTACGGATCGTCCGCACGGCAGACAGCGTGCCCGTCCTGACCGGCGGACATGGGCACGGACACGACGGGCACGGAACCGATCCGCATATCTGGACCTCGCCCCGCAATCTGCGCGTCATGGCAGCGACCCTCCTGAGCCAACTCGAAAGCATGTACCCCGACTCGACCCGCTACCGAGAGAACTACGAACGTTTCGCGAACCGCATGGATTCGCTCGACCACGCACTGCAAGCGATATTCGCCGACGGTCCCCGCACCTTCGTCATTTACCATCCGGCCCTTTCCTACATGGCCCGCGATTACGGTCTGACTCAGTTGGCCATCGAGGACGAAGGCAAGGAGCCCTCCGGAAACCATGTCAGGACGCTCGTAGACGAAGCCCGAAACGCCCGAATTTCCCGGATTCTCTATCAACGGCAGTTCAGCCGCTCGACGGTCGAAGCGCTGGCGTCCGAACTGGAAGCCGAAACGGTAGCCATCGACCCGCTGGGATACGACATTCCGTCCAACCTGCTTTTCATAGCCCATTCGATAGCCCATGACCAAACTGATCGAACTCAATGA